A single genomic interval of Pangasianodon hypophthalmus isolate fPanHyp1 chromosome 8, fPanHyp1.pri, whole genome shotgun sequence harbors:
- the LOC113533404 gene encoding SLAM family member 6, with protein sequence MLLELAGVLHLIFLIHAQGSPFQKPWAVTCDDESICTLETSHVFIKCSYTHTNIHTVIWFSPKQKNKWKNENYPEDLALDSDFAGRVNHIETLNSSTLSIRDVRLGDSGEYRFMLVTANGEKYLSSIAVNLTVTDLQVRIHPGITEQVLNLTCSTHCRLTAKWNTWWKNGKRIKAHLNAEPLLLSAGDGGSYFCSLKTKNKVIHSPAVCVWEKNCWNVIYAQRRVCAFKGSSVNFPCTYSYPSGQKVNESYWMFNQNDVRLLEQFAGRVEFVGNKENNCTLRLTDLKESDSGDYRFLFTTDTTQPVFSSSLSIQLIVTDVQVRVRSANMSEGQTVTLSCITSCTLPYHTLSWYQNGQRVMNKLTKHNNIYLDVLSYKEKDNYTCAVRVIEAKSYTAASGGDGWWIQHAIWAGGGFMAVLTLLIAVQLIRRARRTENDTDIQAVEVSLTDTYTSLSPANRSSEYSTLFAYSRITSRTERDAHSQAAKASGSTVERKVSDSVYENVECKM encoded by the exons ATGTTGTTGGAACTTGCTGGTGTTCTGCACTTGATCTTTCTGATACACGCTCAAG GTTCCCCTTTTCAGAAACCCTGGGCTGTGACATGTGATGATGAAAGCATCTGTACATTGGAAACGTCACATGTGTTCATTAagtgctcttacacacacaccaacatccaCACTGTGATCTGGTTCAGTcctaaacagaaaaataaatggaagAATGAGAATTATCCAGAGGATCTAGCTTTGGACTCAGACTTTGCTGGGCGTGTGAATCACATAGAGACCCTAAACTCCAGCACGTTGTCAATAAGAGACGTGAGACTGGGAGACTCTGGAGAATATCGCTTCATGCTCGTCACAGCAAACGGAGAGAAATATCTCAGCTCGATAGCCGTGAATCTAACAGTGACag ATCTGCAGGTGAGGATACATCCTGGCATCACAGAACAGGTATTAAATCTTACCTGTAGCACACATTGCAGACTGACTGCAAAATGGAACACCTGGTGGAAGAATGGCAAACGTATAAAAGCTCACCTAAATGCTGAGCCTCTTCTCTTATCTGCTGGTGATGGAGGCAGCTACTTCTGCTCACTCAAAACCAAAAATAAGGTGATCCATTCCCCTGCAGTAT GTGTCTGGGAAAAGAATTGTTGGAATGTGATTTATGCACAGAGAAGAGTGTGTGCTTTCAAAGGTTCATCTGTGAACTTCCCCTGCACTTACTCATATCCCAGTGGACAAAAAGTCAATGAAAGCTACTGGATGTTCAATCAGAATGACGTGAGGCTCTTGGAGCAGTTTGCAGGTCGTGTGGAGTTTGTtggaaataaagagaataaCTGCACTCTAAGACTGACTGACCTTAAAGAGAGCGACTCTGGAGATTATCGCTTTCTCTTCACCACTGATACCACCCAGCCAGTCTTCAGTAGCTCACTCAGCATCCAGCTGATTGTTACAG aTGTTCAGGTCAGGGTGAGATCTGCCAACATGTCCGAGGGACAGACAGTAACACTGAGCTGTATCACCAGCTGTACTCTCCCCTACCATACATTAAGCTGGTACCAGAATGGCCAACGTGTAATGAACAAACTCACCAAACACAACAATATTTATCTGGATGTACTTAGCTACAAGGAAAAGGACAATTACACATGTGCTGTAAGAG TCATTGAAGCTAAGAGCTATACAGCAGCTTCAGGAGGTGATGGGTGGTGGATTCAGCATGCTATATGGGCAGGAGGGGGATTCATGGCTGTATTAACTCTACTTATTGCCGTTCAGCTTATCAG gAGGGCAAGACGAACAGAGAATGATACAGATATCCAG gCTGTAGAGGTTTCACTAACAGACACCTACACTTCTCTAAGCCCTGCAAACCGGTCCTCTGAGTACAGCACACTGTTTGCTTATTCAAG GATAACGAGCAGGACAGAAAGAGATGCACACAGTCAG gcTGCAAAGGCTTCGGGCAGTACGGTAGAGAGAAAAGTCTCAGACTCAGTGTATGAAAATGTAGAATGCAAGATGTAG